In one window of Photorhabdus laumondii subsp. laumondii DNA:
- the bamC gene encoding outer membrane protein assembly factor BamC has translation MAILLQKSKVMTVAGMSLVMLLAACSSDQSYKRQINDDETYLEAPPRKALKVPAGMVLPLQNGEYDIPAIASQGQVGKALDIRPPSQALALLSGSRTENSAKSSKLLLESTPENSHLWSQINNVLLKKGFQVSQRDDASQTLTTDWIDWLRADENVPYQARHRISVARQSYQIELSVTNEGLRQGDHQITDPLEIQRYNTLMLNELIEGVNQQRERISDDSVARNLGSLDVQSGGDRSGLPQMIVRAPYNIVWDRLPAVLEKVGMKVGSRSRSTGSITVTYKSLSSSSWKSMGVNEPSISEGDYKLQVGDLNNRSSLQFISDKGKPLTQSQNDELVAALKAAFSQTTGS, from the coding sequence ATGGCAATATTGTTGCAAAAATCGAAGGTGATGACGGTTGCTGGTATGTCACTTGTCATGTTATTGGCAGCCTGTTCCAGCGACCAGAGCTATAAGCGCCAAATCAATGATGATGAGACATATCTTGAAGCACCTCCCCGAAAGGCGTTGAAAGTTCCTGCGGGTATGGTATTGCCATTGCAGAATGGTGAATATGATATTCCAGCAATAGCCTCTCAAGGGCAGGTTGGGAAAGCGCTTGATATTCGCCCGCCATCTCAGGCACTAGCCCTATTGAGTGGTTCCCGTACTGAAAACAGTGCAAAGAGCAGTAAGTTGCTACTTGAAAGCACTCCTGAGAATAGTCATCTGTGGTCACAGATTAACAATGTGCTATTGAAAAAAGGTTTCCAAGTTAGCCAACGTGATGATGCTAGCCAGACATTGACAACTGATTGGATCGATTGGCTGCGTGCAGATGAAAATGTTCCATATCAGGCTCGTCATCGTATTAGTGTTGCACGCCAGAGCTATCAGATTGAATTATCCGTTACTAATGAAGGGCTGAGACAAGGTGATCATCAGATAACTGATCCTCTTGAAATCCAACGTTATAACACACTGATGCTCAATGAATTAATTGAAGGTGTGAACCAGCAGCGTGAACGTATTAGCGATGACTCTGTAGCGCGTAATCTAGGTTCATTGGATGTACAGAGTGGTGGTGATAGATCTGGATTACCTCAGATGATTGTTCGGGCACCCTATAATATTGTTTGGGATAGATTACCGGCAGTACTGGAAAAAGTCGGTATGAAAGTGGGTAGCCGCAGTCGTTCAACGGGTTCTATTACTGTAACTTATAAAAGTCTCAGTTCATCTAGTTGGAAATCAATGGGTGTTAATGAACCATCCATTAGTGAAGGTGATTACAAATTACAGGTTGGTGATTTGAATAACCGGAGCAGCTTACAGTTTATTAGTGATAAAGGTAAGCCGTTGACCCAATCACAAAATGATGAATTGGTTGCAGCGTTGAAGGCGGCTTTCAGCCAGACCACAGGATCATAG
- the dapA gene encoding 4-hydroxy-tetrahydrodipicolinate synthase — MSSGRFEFTGSIVALVTPMDASGQVDKASLKKLIDYHVASGTSAIVSVGTTGESATLSHDEHGDVVLTTIELADGRIPVIAGTGANATAEAISLTKRFENSGVVGCLTVTPYYNKPSQEGLYQHFKTIAENTDLPQILYNVPSRTGCDLLPLTVARLAKIKNIVAIKEATGNLNRVSQIQELVNDDSFILLSGDDASGLDFIQLGGKGVISVTANIAAPDVAKFCELALNGQFAEARKLNNRLMDLHRQLFVEPNPIPVKWGCQKLGLIADDTVRLPMTPLTDAGKVSVEKALKMAGLL, encoded by the coding sequence ATGTCTAGCGGGAGATTTGAATTTACAGGTAGCATTGTTGCGCTGGTAACACCAATGGATGCGAGTGGTCAGGTTGATAAGGCCAGTTTGAAAAAGTTAATCGATTACCATGTTGCTAGTGGGACATCAGCGATAGTCTCGGTAGGGACAACCGGAGAATCTGCCACATTGAGTCATGATGAGCACGGTGATGTTGTTTTGACAACCATAGAATTGGCTGATGGGCGTATTCCGGTTATTGCCGGAACAGGTGCAAATGCGACTGCTGAGGCAATATCCCTAACGAAACGTTTTGAAAACAGTGGCGTTGTTGGTTGCCTAACGGTAACGCCTTATTATAATAAGCCGTCGCAGGAAGGTTTATATCAGCATTTTAAAACGATTGCTGAAAATACGGATTTACCACAAATTTTGTATAATGTGCCTTCTCGTACCGGGTGTGATCTGCTGCCATTAACTGTAGCGCGTTTGGCGAAGATTAAAAATATTGTCGCAATTAAAGAAGCTACAGGGAACTTAAATCGTGTTAGTCAAATCCAAGAATTGGTTAATGATGATAGTTTCATCTTATTAAGTGGTGATGATGCAAGTGGGTTGGATTTTATTCAGCTCGGTGGTAAAGGGGTTATTTCTGTTACTGCAAACATTGCAGCGCCTGACGTTGCTAAGTTTTGTGAATTGGCATTAAACGGCCAGTTTGCAGAGGCGCGTAAGTTAAATAATCGCCTGATGGATTTACACCGTCAGCTATTTGTTGAACCTAATCCGATTCCAGTTAAATGGGGATGTCAAAAATTGGGTTTGATTGCTGATGACACCGTGCGTCTGCCGATGACGCCATTGACGGATGCAGGAAAAGTCTCAGTTGAAAAAGCCTTGAAAATGGCCGGATTATTGTAA
- a CDS encoding glycine cleavage system transcriptional repressor, producing the protein MPQSEQHFLVITALGADRSGIVNTITRLVSECGCNIEDSRLAMFGEEFTFIMLLSGSWNAITMIESSLPQKGAELDLLIVMKRTKCDTHTTFPATVSVKVDVDDSSGIVEQFTNLFTTQDFNIAELVSKTHPPEGNIPARLQIQITAHSLLEDDGIIIKQAFNKLCTDLNAQGSISILEPL; encoded by the coding sequence TTGCCACAATCAGAACAACATTTTCTCGTTATAACCGCTTTAGGTGCTGACCGTTCTGGTATCGTCAACACCATTACTCGTCTTGTGAGTGAGTGTGGTTGTAACATTGAAGACAGCCGCTTAGCCATGTTTGGCGAGGAATTCACCTTCATTATGCTACTTTCCGGTAGCTGGAACGCTATCACAATGATTGAATCCTCACTGCCACAGAAAGGGGCCGAGCTCGATCTTCTTATCGTCATGAAACGCACAAAGTGCGATACCCACACAACATTTCCTGCTACGGTTTCCGTTAAGGTTGATGTTGATGATTCATCCGGTATTGTTGAGCAGTTTACTAATCTGTTTACTACACAGGATTTTAATATTGCTGAACTGGTATCAAAAACACATCCACCAGAAGGCAATATCCCTGCTCGATTGCAAATCCAAATTACCGCCCACAGCCTATTAGAGGATGATGGCATAATTATTAAGCAGGCGTTTAATAAGTTATGTACAGATCTAAATGCACAAGGCAGTATTAGTATTCTTGAACCACTTTAG
- the bcp gene encoding thioredoxin-dependent thiol peroxidase, whose amino-acid sequence MNPLKAGDKAPQFSLPDQDGETINLSDFEGQRVLVYFYPKAMTPGCTVQACGLRDEMDTLKDSGVEVLGISTDSPSKLSRFVEKEMLNFTLLSDEDHQVAEQFGVWGKKQFMGKTYDGIHRISFLIDTNGNIEHVFDKFKTSDHHQIVVDYLKLHP is encoded by the coding sequence ATGAACCCATTGAAAGCCGGTGATAAGGCCCCTCAGTTCAGCCTTCCTGACCAAGATGGAGAAACAATCAATTTATCTGATTTCGAAGGCCAGCGTGTTTTAGTCTATTTTTACCCTAAAGCAATGACTCCTGGTTGTACTGTACAGGCCTGTGGTCTGCGCGATGAAATGGATACATTAAAGGATTCAGGTGTAGAAGTGCTAGGCATTAGCACAGATAGCCCAAGTAAATTGTCACGCTTTGTGGAGAAAGAAATGCTGAACTTCACATTATTGTCCGACGAGGATCACCAAGTTGCTGAACAGTTTGGTGTCTGGGGCAAGAAACAATTTATGGGAAAAACCTACGATGGTATCCACCGTATCAGTTTCCTGATTGATACCAACGGTAATATTGAGCACGTTTTTGATAAATTTAAGACCAGTGATCATCACCAAATCGTGGTGGATTATCTGAAACTGCACCCTTAA
- a CDS encoding AI-2E family transporter translates to MLDMIIQWYRRRFTDPQVIALFVILLAGFCIIYFLHGILTPLLVAIVLAYLLEWPTAKLEKLGCSRTVAVCIVLIIFSSISLLVILIVAPTVWQQGINLLSDIPNMLNRFNEYAQTLPARYPALVDAGIIDMMAENLRSKISIAGESVVKFSVASLIGLLTLAIYLILVPLMAFFLLKDKNQMLQALQRVLPRNRILAGQVWREMNQQITNYIRGKVTEMVIVGICTYAVFAFLGLDYSLLLSVLVGLSVLIPYVGALIVTIPVVLVALFQWGVGTDFWTLIIAYLVVQGLDGNLLVPILFSEAVNLHPLVIILSVITFGGLWGFWGVFFAIPLATLIKAVIQAWPEEIVIIGDDEIKE, encoded by the coding sequence ATGCTGGATATGATTATACAGTGGTATCGCCGTCGGTTTACTGATCCGCAAGTTATTGCGTTATTTGTCATCCTGTTGGCAGGGTTTTGCATTATTTATTTCTTACATGGCATTTTGACACCTTTGCTGGTGGCGATTGTTCTTGCCTATTTGTTGGAATGGCCAACGGCTAAACTTGAAAAACTGGGGTGTTCGCGCACAGTGGCTGTTTGTATTGTGCTGATTATTTTTTCCAGTATTAGTTTGTTGGTCATCTTGATTGTGGCGCCAACTGTATGGCAGCAGGGAATTAATCTGTTGTCAGATATACCCAATATGCTTAATCGGTTTAATGAATATGCTCAGACATTACCAGCCCGTTATCCGGCGTTGGTTGATGCTGGCATTATTGATATGATGGCCGAAAATTTGCGCAGTAAGATTTCAATTGCCGGAGAGTCTGTAGTGAAATTTTCGGTGGCTTCGCTGATTGGTCTGTTAACGCTGGCTATCTATCTGATTCTTGTGCCACTGATGGCCTTCTTCTTGCTAAAAGATAAAAACCAGATGTTGCAAGCATTGCAACGGGTCCTGCCACGTAACCGCATTTTGGCCGGGCAGGTATGGCGCGAGATGAACCAGCAAATCACTAACTATATTCGGGGTAAAGTCACCGAGATGGTGATCGTCGGTATTTGTACCTACGCGGTGTTTGCATTTCTTGGATTGGATTATTCATTGCTGCTTTCTGTTTTGGTTGGGCTATCAGTGTTAATTCCTTATGTGGGTGCGTTGATTGTCACGATTCCTGTTGTACTGGTTGCGCTATTTCAATGGGGAGTCGGAACAGATTTCTGGACTTTGATTATTGCCTATTTGGTTGTTCAGGGGCTGGATGGTAACTTGCTGGTGCCGATTTTATTCTCTGAAGCCGTAAACTTACACCCGTTGGTCATCATTCTCTCTGTGATTACTTTTGGTGGTTTGTGGGGGTTTTGGGGCGTATTTTTTGCTATTCCGCTGGCGACGCTGATTAAAGCGGTGATCCAAGCCTGGCCGGAAGAGATCGTTATAATAGGAGACGATGAAATAAAAGAGTAA
- a CDS encoding tetratricopeptide repeat protein encodes MKIMSNQSLTAILISTLLLTSSPVLSASIEDSLPDIGTTAGSILSINQELAMGDFYVRQIRNNAPLIYDPLLTQYINALGQRLVAHADSVKTPFHFYLIDNPNINAYAFFGGNVVLHAALFRYSRNESELASVMAHEISHVTQRHLARMMEDQQRTAPLAWAGTLGSILLLMASPQAGMAALSGTIAGIQQGMISFTQSNEQEADRIGMQTLRRAGFDPQGMPDFMQIMVDQTRYSSKPPEMLLTHPLPDSRLADARNRANQYPAQNIPQSQDFLFARVRVMGMYTTEQRGYLEQILENYRRGTAKEQLAAAYGRAILLSQDKKYPEARAILEPLLAKQPDNVWFIDTMTDIDIEQNRIAQAITRLQNALQKQKDNLVLQINLANALIHAKQYQQALKLLHRYTFNNPDDPNGWHLIAEAAAKQGKRHEELSAHAEEMALRGQFDNAIKYLSSASALVKLGSYDQARYDARIDQLRQLQQRYSQYKR; translated from the coding sequence ATGAAAATAATGTCTAATCAATCTCTGACAGCAATATTAATCAGCACATTATTGCTAACAAGCTCCCCTGTTCTCAGCGCCTCTATTGAAGATTCACTGCCGGATATCGGTACCACGGCAGGTTCAATCCTGAGCATCAATCAGGAACTGGCAATGGGCGATTTCTACGTTCGCCAGATACGTAACAACGCTCCGCTGATTTATGACCCATTATTGACACAATACATTAATGCCCTTGGACAAAGGCTAGTAGCTCATGCAGACTCAGTTAAAACGCCTTTCCATTTCTATCTGATTGATAACCCGAATATCAACGCTTATGCTTTCTTTGGCGGTAATGTCGTACTCCATGCTGCACTTTTTCGTTATAGTCGTAATGAAAGCGAGCTTGCCTCGGTAATGGCTCACGAAATTTCCCACGTTACTCAACGCCACCTGGCACGAATGATGGAAGATCAGCAACGTACAGCACCGCTAGCTTGGGCGGGTACGTTGGGTTCTATTCTTTTGCTAATGGCGAGCCCACAAGCAGGGATGGCAGCCCTCAGCGGCACTATTGCCGGTATACAACAAGGCATGATCAGTTTTACTCAATCCAATGAACAAGAAGCTGATCGTATTGGCATGCAGACATTACGTAGAGCTGGCTTTGATCCTCAAGGTATGCCAGATTTTATGCAGATCATGGTAGATCAAACCCGTTACAGTTCTAAGCCACCAGAAATGTTACTCACTCACCCGTTACCTGACAGCCGCCTTGCTGATGCACGTAACCGTGCTAATCAATACCCGGCCCAAAACATTCCACAATCTCAAGATTTTCTGTTCGCCAGAGTTCGTGTTATGGGCATGTACACCACCGAGCAACGCGGCTATCTTGAGCAAATTTTAGAAAACTACCGTAGAGGCACAGCTAAAGAGCAACTTGCCGCTGCTTATGGCCGGGCAATCTTGCTTTCTCAAGATAAAAAATACCCTGAGGCACGGGCTATTTTAGAACCACTGTTAGCAAAACAACCGGATAATGTCTGGTTCATTGACACAATGACTGATATCGACATTGAACAGAACCGAATTGCTCAGGCTATCACCCGGTTACAGAACGCTTTGCAGAAACAAAAGGACAATTTGGTATTGCAAATCAATCTCGCTAATGCACTTATTCACGCAAAACAATATCAACAGGCTTTAAAACTACTTCATCGCTATACATTCAATAATCCAGATGATCCCAACGGTTGGCACCTGATAGCCGAAGCCGCCGCCAAACAAGGTAAACGCCATGAAGAATTATCAGCACACGCTGAAGAAATGGCACTTCGCGGTCAGTTTGACAATGCTATCAAATACCTCAGTAGTGCCAGTGCACTCGTAAAATTAGGTAGTTACGATCAAGCACGTTATGATGCTCGTATCGATCAATTACGCCAGCTACAACAGCGTTACAGTCAATACAAACGTTAA
- the arsC gene encoding arsenate reductase (glutaredoxin) (This arsenate reductase requires both glutathione and glutaredoxin to convert arsenate to arsenite, after which the efflux transporter formed by ArsA and ArsB can extrude the arsenite from the cell, providing resistance.), whose protein sequence is MQQVTIYHNPRCSKSRETLALIEERGIKPQIILYLEAPLAVEQLSVLLEQLGFHDARQLMRTKEDLYKELNLADEKLTQHDLLKAMIVNPKLIERPIVVCGDKARLGRPPEKVKEILD, encoded by the coding sequence ATGCAACAGGTGACGATTTATCATAATCCCCGCTGCTCAAAAAGCCGTGAAACTTTGGCACTTATTGAAGAACGGGGAATTAAGCCACAGATTATTCTCTATCTGGAGGCTCCTCTCGCGGTAGAGCAATTATCCGTTCTGCTAGAACAGCTTGGTTTTCACGATGCACGCCAATTGATGAGAACGAAAGAAGATCTATACAAAGAGTTGAATCTGGCTGATGAAAAACTCACTCAGCATGATTTACTGAAAGCAATGATTGTCAATCCTAAACTGATTGAGCGCCCAATCGTGGTTTGCGGTGATAAAGCCAGACTTGGGCGCCCACCGGAAAAAGTAAAAGAAATTCTTGATTGA
- the hda gene encoding DnaA inactivator Hda: protein MLLNTPSQLSLPLYLPDDETFASFFPGENATLLAAIKLAINQPHGSYIYFWSRDSGGRSHLLHAACAELSLKDEAVGYVPLDKRAYFIPEVLDGMEHLSLVCIDNIESIAGDEEWEMAIFNLYNRILEIGRTCLLISGDRPPRQINLKLPDLASRLDWGQIYKLQPLSDDEKLQALQLRAKLRGFELPEDVGRFLLKRLDREMRTLFMALNQLDHASIVAQRKLTIPFVKDILHL, encoded by the coding sequence GTGCTTCTGAACACACCATCGCAGCTTTCGTTACCTTTGTATCTTCCCGATGATGAAACTTTTGCCAGTTTCTTTCCGGGGGAAAATGCCACCCTGTTAGCTGCAATCAAATTGGCCATTAATCAGCCGCATGGCAGCTATATTTATTTCTGGTCCCGTGATAGTGGGGGCCGAAGTCATTTGTTGCATGCCGCCTGTGCTGAATTGTCCCTGAAAGATGAAGCTGTGGGTTATGTTCCGCTGGATAAACGTGCCTATTTTATCCCTGAGGTGCTTGATGGCATGGAACACTTATCACTGGTTTGTATCGATAATATTGAGAGTATTGCTGGTGATGAAGAGTGGGAAATGGCGATTTTTAATCTTTATAATCGCATTCTGGAGATTGGCCGCACTTGTTTGCTTATTAGCGGCGATCGGCCACCTCGCCAGATTAATCTTAAGTTACCTGATTTGGCTTCTCGTCTGGATTGGGGGCAAATTTATAAATTACAACCGCTTTCCGATGATGAGAAATTACAAGCCTTGCAATTGCGAGCGAAGTTACGCGGTTTTGAATTGCCGGAAGATGTAGGGCGCTTTTTACTGAAAAGATTAGACAGAGAAATGCGGACCCTGTTTATGGCATTGAATCAGTTAGATCACGCTTCGATAGTTGCCCAGCGCAAGCTGACGATTCCATTTGTGAAGGATATTTTGCACCTTTAA
- a CDS encoding PTS sugar transporter subunit IIB has product MKKILLCCAAGMSTSMLVQRMQAEVIKRALDIEIKAVPTVELEHLIADADVILLGPQVRYQLAHFSAIAKPLGKPIDVIDMMDYGTLRGDKVLDKALSLLE; this is encoded by the coding sequence ATGAAAAAAATCCTATTGTGTTGTGCGGCCGGTATGTCCACCAGCATGCTAGTACAACGCATGCAGGCAGAAGTGATAAAACGGGCATTGGACATTGAGATCAAGGCTGTTCCCACGGTTGAATTAGAACACCTGATAGCCGACGCTGACGTTATTTTACTCGGCCCACAGGTGAGATATCAATTGGCCCATTTTTCCGCTATTGCCAAACCACTCGGTAAACCAATAGACGTTATTGACATGATGGATTATGGCACTCTTCGTGGTGATAAGGTTCTCGATAAGGCATTGAGCCTGTTGGAATAA
- a CDS encoding PTS cellobiose transporter subunit IIC gives MSLYTSFMRVLENHIIPFAGRIGNQRHITAMRDGFISAMPFLIIGSMMLIVANPPFDLQTTSSFGQAWLSFAKTHWDTITMPYFMTMGLMSVFVSVGTAYSLAKSYGLDGLTSALLSLMAFLLAAAPQIENKIALDFLGGAGVFTALICAIWSVELTRLLKKYNITIRMPTQVPPAIARSFELLYPVIGILLTVYPASLLLQSEFNLLIPAAIMQMFQPLISVGDTLPAIILALLIANLLWFAGIHGANIVTGLMAPIFMANIATNATLMAHGTAATQILTDPYWAFYICIGGSGSTLVLAILYLRSRSIHLRTIGKLSVVPSIFNINEPLLFGSPIVMNPTLFIPLLVVPLVNAVLSYSVLHLDLVHKMVAISPWTTPAPIGAMISAAWDYRAAVLVIILTIIDLFIWYPFFKIYEKQLIDEENKQQENTASTGVETQSQP, from the coding sequence ATGAGTCTCTATACCTCTTTTATGCGTGTCTTAGAAAACCACATTATCCCGTTTGCCGGGCGAATCGGTAACCAGCGGCATATTACAGCAATGCGTGACGGCTTTATCTCAGCCATGCCATTTTTGATCATCGGCAGCATGATGTTAATTGTGGCAAATCCCCCCTTCGATTTACAGACTACATCCTCATTCGGCCAGGCTTGGTTATCCTTTGCCAAAACTCACTGGGACACCATCACAATGCCTTACTTTATGACGATGGGATTAATGAGTGTCTTTGTTTCGGTCGGTACCGCCTACAGTTTAGCTAAATCCTACGGTCTGGACGGGTTAACTTCGGCTTTACTATCACTCATGGCGTTTTTGCTAGCAGCAGCACCACAAATAGAAAACAAAATAGCACTCGATTTCCTCGGTGGCGCAGGTGTATTTACCGCATTAATTTGCGCTATCTGGTCAGTTGAACTAACACGTTTACTAAAAAAATATAACATCACCATCCGAATGCCAACACAAGTGCCACCAGCCATTGCCCGTTCTTTTGAACTTCTATATCCAGTCATAGGTATCTTGTTAACCGTTTATCCTGCCAGCTTGCTATTACAGAGTGAATTCAATCTACTTATTCCCGCAGCCATAATGCAGATGTTCCAACCCCTCATTTCCGTCGGTGATACTCTGCCTGCCATTATACTGGCGCTACTCATTGCTAACTTACTGTGGTTTGCCGGTATTCATGGCGCCAACATTGTCACTGGCTTGATGGCCCCTATTTTTATGGCAAATATTGCTACCAATGCAACATTAATGGCCCACGGTACTGCTGCAACACAAATTCTCACCGATCCTTACTGGGCGTTTTATATCTGTATTGGCGGCTCTGGTTCTACGTTGGTTCTGGCGATTCTGTATCTGCGCAGCCGCTCTATACATTTGCGTACTATCGGAAAATTGAGCGTGGTTCCATCCATATTCAATATTAACGAACCACTGCTGTTTGGTTCACCGATTGTGATGAATCCGACCTTATTTATTCCACTATTGGTTGTGCCACTGGTCAATGCAGTATTGTCCTACAGCGTCCTGCATCTTGATCTGGTACATAAAATGGTCGCCATTTCGCCCTGGACTACGCCGGCACCCATCGGCGCAATGATTTCCGCCGCTTGGGATTATCGGGCGGCAGTGCTAGTTATCATACTCACGATAATCGATCTCTTTATCTGGTATCCCTTCTTCAAAATTTATGAAAAACAATTGATCGACGAAGAAAATAAACAGCAAGAA